The following are encoded in a window of Pecten maximus chromosome 17, xPecMax1.1, whole genome shotgun sequence genomic DNA:
- the LOC117315880 gene encoding ryncolin-4-like produces MDFFILIVLFLYIPGLSASSFTRILRTSLDDSVDDVLLTYVNITHHVDCAKSCKSNCVAFTYEPETKECRTFAKRFCRNDTAEKLATVMLFVKVEKGQTPANPSDCNEMDPDVFCSGVYRITPSAGVSFDVYCDMETDNGPWTVIQNRQNGDEEFFRPWDDYKKGFGNPLGNFWLDDAMNLHNGMQFSTYDRDNDVKNDASCASINQGGWWYRACYDANLNGRIYVNGSDNSRSLVWDYFYPDVQWPHMMKTRMLVKH; encoded by the exons ATggatttctttattttgattgttttatttctgtatattcCCGGACTTTCGGCATCATCCTTTACACGGATACTTCGAACCTCTCTTGACGATAGTGTCGATGATGTCCTCTTAACTTACGTCAACATAACACACCATGTTGACTGTGCAAAAAGTTGTAAATCCAACTGTGTGGCATTTACTTATGAACCTGAAACCAAGGAATGCAGGACATTTGCCAAGAgattctgtagaaatgacactgCAGAAAAATTAGCGACTGTTATGCTCTTCGTCAAAGTGGAAAAAGGCCAAA CACCTGCCAACCCCTCCGATTGTAATGAGATGGATCCAGATGTCTTCTGCTCAGGTGTCTACCGGATAACACCGTCAGCAGGAGTCAGCTTCGAtgtgtactgtgacatggagacgGATAACGGGCCCTGGACG GTGATTCAAAACAGACAAAATGGTGACGAAGAATTCTTTCGACCCTGGGATGACTACAAGAAGGGTTTTGGCAATCCTCTAGGCAATTTCTGGCTTG ATGATGCTATGAATCTTCATAACGGGATGCAGTTCTCAACGTATGATCGAGACAATGATGTAAAGAATGATGCGAGCTGTGCTTCAATTAATCAGGGCGGATGGTGGTACAGGGCATGTTACGATGCAAATCTTAATGGTAGGATATATGTGAACGGCAGTGACAACAGTAGGTCTCTGGTCTGGGATTACTTCTACCCGGATGTTCAATGGCCTCACATGATGAAGACCAGAATGCttgtaaaacattaa
- the LOC117315881 gene encoding uncharacterized protein LOC117315881 has product MFCDVCNSPLHLSNTLWERRLGLGSTLHIQCTNAVCDAVCQVDTGKRGSSGAFDVNSKAAIGMVHAGIGPSQVNNFLVECNIPPIATSTLKRKESLIGKTLVEAASTSCRDAQTEEKELSSEKLQASFDGGWQKRGTGFNYNSNTGHAAMIGKTTGKVNSGLRFT; this is encoded by the exons ATGTTTTGCGATGTATGCAATTCGCCCCTCCATCTCTCCAACACACTGTGGGAGCGCAGACTTGGACTTGGAAGCACGCTCCATATTCAGTGCACCAACGCGGTGTGTGATGCTGTATGCCAAGTGGACACTGGAAAACGGGGATCATCAGGGGCGTTTGATGTAAATTCCAAGGCTGCTATAG gtATGGTTCATGCTGGAATTGGCCCATCACAGGTTAACAATTTTCTTGTGGAGTGCAACATACCCCCCATTGCTACATCCACTCTTAAAAGAAAAGAGTCACTGATTGGAAAGACTTTGGTGGAAGCTGCATCAACATCATGCAGAGATGCTCAAACTGAAGAAAAAGAATTGAGTTCAGAAAAG ttacAAGCCAGTTTTGATGGTGGGTGGCAGAAAAGAGGAACTGGTTTCAACTATAACAGTAACACAG GACATGCAGCTATGATCGGGAAGACCACAGGTAAA GTAAATTCAGGTCTACGATTTACGTAA